In a genomic window of Exiguobacterium sp. BMC-KP:
- a CDS encoding sensor histidine kinase, whose translation MKRDQFPLGVIALQVMTGFLTAVMTTLLFLSTRQVDWHVLFVRQQDFPVLLLVIGLSLLLPLAIGSMHYFFLRRDFKRVTTAIIELEQGKDVTIVPGPYFHTLTRLSRIGKRIDEQVETVQKISTRPQHVEQVRVQAVTEERKRLARDLHDSVSQQLYAISMMTTAAKQTILSQPEAAAKQIEMVETMAQTAQSEMRSLLLQLRPVELEGMTLQQGLSQLLEELSRKQSTQLSWKLEEMSLPRQIENELFRIVQEGLTNALRHAKASHMDIELRQFNETIILSMNDDGVGFVVDEKKLASYGINSMRERTAEMGGTIRLISVPGQGTQIEVKLRKDRMVQV comes from the coding sequence ATGAAGCGTGATCAATTCCCGCTTGGTGTCATTGCGCTCCAAGTCATGACGGGCTTTCTGACAGCCGTCATGACGACGTTATTGTTCTTAAGTACACGTCAAGTCGATTGGCATGTCCTCTTTGTCCGTCAACAAGATTTCCCTGTCCTTCTGCTCGTCATCGGACTATCGTTACTTCTGCCGCTTGCGATCGGAAGCATGCATTACTTTTTCTTAAGACGTGACTTCAAGCGTGTCACGACTGCCATCATTGAACTCGAGCAAGGAAAGGATGTCACGATTGTTCCAGGTCCCTACTTTCATACGTTGACACGTCTGTCGCGGATCGGGAAACGCATCGACGAACAAGTCGAAACGGTACAAAAGATCAGTACGCGTCCGCAACATGTCGAACAAGTAAGAGTTCAAGCTGTCACAGAAGAACGCAAGCGACTCGCACGCGATCTGCACGACTCCGTTTCGCAACAGCTCTATGCTATCTCGATGATGACGACAGCTGCCAAACAAACGATTTTGTCTCAACCTGAAGCTGCAGCTAAACAGATTGAGATGGTCGAAACGATGGCGCAAACGGCTCAGTCTGAAATGCGTTCCCTGTTGCTTCAGCTCCGTCCCGTCGAACTCGAAGGGATGACGTTGCAACAAGGACTTTCTCAGCTACTCGAAGAATTATCTAGAAAGCAATCCACGCAATTGAGCTGGAAGTTAGAAGAGATGTCACTGCCACGACAAATCGAAAACGAGCTATTCCGAATCGTCCAAGAAGGATTAACAAATGCACTACGTCATGCAAAAGCGTCTCATATGGATATTGAACTCCGGCAATTCAACGAAACGATCATCCTGAGCATGAATGATGATGGTGTTGGGTTCGTCGTTGATGAAAAAAAACTTGCTTCTTACGGCATTAATTCAATGCGGGAACGAACGGCTGAGATGGGCGGAACGATCCGACTCATCAGTGTTCCAGGGCAAGGTACCCAAATCGAAGTAAAACTTAGAAAAGATCGGATGGTGCAAGTATGA
- the liaF gene encoding cell wall-active antibiotics response protein LiaF: MRRLSTKQLVGYVSILFALGLFYDLLSGAGNVLFGVLFPFLLYYVGIHFRRRNHEKLAILFYIVGTIILAGVVLSSAAIGFVIAGILLYLGIILVTRHSVREFLFSRIAPHQYEEEGIKIQPAYSFSTQADAPYVLQDLSEQFIVKDLEIDLTHAYVPEGETLIVVSGVVGDVRILLPSGYDYTLDTSIGFGSVKTDIRRIPTFFNRRIQFRAPEYSEATRKVRIHVMLGIGNVEVSSI, translated from the coding sequence GTGCGACGATTAAGTACGAAACAACTGGTCGGTTACGTATCGATCCTGTTCGCCCTCGGTCTGTTCTACGACCTATTATCCGGTGCAGGAAACGTATTATTTGGTGTCTTATTTCCTTTCCTGCTGTATTACGTCGGAATCCATTTCCGGCGCCGTAATCATGAAAAATTAGCGATTCTATTCTACATCGTCGGTACGATCATTCTTGCTGGCGTTGTTCTCAGTTCGGCTGCCATCGGTTTTGTCATTGCCGGGATTTTGCTCTATCTTGGGATCATTCTCGTGACACGGCATTCCGTCCGCGAATTTTTATTTTCACGGATTGCACCGCATCAATATGAAGAGGAAGGCATCAAGATTCAGCCCGCTTATTCCTTCTCGACCCAAGCCGATGCACCGTACGTCTTACAGGATTTAAGTGAACAGTTCATCGTCAAGGATTTAGAAATTGATTTGACGCACGCTTATGTCCCGGAAGGTGAGACTTTGATTGTCGTTAGTGGCGTCGTCGGGGACGTCCGAATTCTGTTACCGTCCGGATACGACTATACGCTCGATACGTCAATCGGCTTCGGAAGTGTCAAGACGGACATCCGCCGGATCCCGACCTTCTTTAATCGACGTATTCAATTTCGAGCACCTGAATACAGTGAGGCAACGCGTAAAGTGCGTATTCATGTCATGCTCGGCATTGGCAATGTGGAGGTGTCTTCGATATGA
- the rsgA gene encoding ribosome small subunit-dependent GTPase A, translating to MNEWGTPPVYETTGTERLGRIIAVYQTHYQVVTESGESLSELSGKLRFQSSTKAELPAVGDWIIQTEREPGKGRIERVLPRSSQFSRKVAGTETEEQIICANVDVALLVMAFGHDFNVRRLERYLTVAWDAGVTPVIVLTKKSLMASIEMELQAVEAVAFGTSILAVDSLSGDGLEALREQLQIKQTIVLVGSSGVGKSTLVNALAGEQLMETGGVREDDERGRHTTTHRELKRLANGLLLVDTPGMRELALWDGSDGLSSTFSDIEELAENCRFRNCEHDKEPGCAVRTALQDGMLSTERWNSFVKLKREIAYAERKQNAALQAAEKDKWKKIHKQAQAHTKVKYQKR from the coding sequence TTGAACGAATGGGGTACACCACCTGTCTACGAAACGACAGGAACAGAACGATTAGGACGGATCATAGCTGTCTATCAAACACATTATCAGGTCGTAACCGAATCAGGAGAGTCGCTCAGCGAACTGTCTGGTAAACTGCGTTTCCAGTCTTCGACAAAGGCAGAATTGCCGGCAGTTGGAGACTGGATCATTCAAACAGAGCGAGAACCGGGGAAGGGACGGATTGAGCGTGTTTTACCTCGATCGTCTCAATTTTCGCGAAAAGTAGCGGGCACAGAAACCGAGGAACAAATCATCTGCGCGAATGTCGATGTCGCCTTGCTTGTCATGGCTTTTGGACATGACTTCAACGTCCGTCGACTGGAACGTTATTTAACAGTTGCTTGGGATGCAGGGGTGACACCTGTTATCGTCCTGACGAAAAAGAGTTTGATGGCGTCGATCGAAATGGAACTACAGGCTGTCGAAGCAGTCGCGTTCGGAACATCAATCCTTGCCGTTGATTCTTTGAGCGGTGACGGATTAGAAGCGTTGCGTGAACAGTTACAAATCAAGCAGACGATCGTGTTAGTTGGATCGTCTGGTGTCGGGAAATCGACGCTTGTCAATGCTTTAGCTGGAGAACAGTTAATGGAAACAGGGGGCGTACGGGAAGACGATGAACGGGGACGTCACACGACGACGCATCGCGAACTGAAACGACTTGCGAATGGTCTATTGCTCGTCGATACACCAGGGATGCGGGAATTAGCCTTGTGGGATGGAAGTGACGGTTTATCGTCGACCTTTTCCGATATTGAAGAACTTGCTGAGAACTGTCGTTTCCGAAACTGTGAACATGACAAGGAACCAGGATGTGCCGTACGAACTGCTTTACAGGATGGAATGTTATCCACCGAGCGCTGGAATAGCTTCGTAAAGCTAAAACGAGAAATCGCTTATGCGGAACGTAAGCAAAACGCTGCGTTACAGGCAGCGGAGAAAGACAAGTGGAAAAAAATCCACAAACAAGCACAAGCGCATACGAAAGTGAAGTATCAAAAGCGATAA
- a CDS encoding PspA/IM30 family protein encodes MKNVFDQLNDFATQMMTEVKKAAEQGEVPAKKLVRHIRSTEADLKEIDRLLERQRTLLQELTQKQEEAKDLADKRFKQVEIANEAGEQQLAERAAIESKHYGEQYRFFEELVAETKRELNELEREALELKLKLEDLQNKRYEWMMRENVSNLKNKMNQVLDREPNATIKEEAHPFTAEEPEAKQPVVDEDDIDARIAELERRIHQ; translated from the coding sequence ATGAAGAACGTATTTGATCAACTCAATGATTTTGCGACACAGATGATGACAGAAGTCAAAAAAGCAGCCGAACAGGGCGAAGTACCTGCTAAAAAACTGGTTCGTCATATTCGCTCAACCGAAGCTGATTTAAAAGAGATCGATCGACTCCTCGAGCGTCAACGGACGTTATTACAAGAGTTGACACAGAAACAAGAAGAAGCGAAGGATTTAGCCGACAAACGTTTCAAGCAAGTGGAAATCGCAAACGAAGCCGGTGAACAACAACTGGCTGAACGTGCAGCCATCGAATCGAAACATTATGGTGAGCAATACCGGTTCTTCGAAGAACTTGTCGCTGAGACGAAACGCGAGTTGAACGAGCTAGAACGCGAAGCGCTCGAGTTGAAATTAAAGCTAGAAGATTTACAAAATAAACGGTACGAATGGATGATGCGTGAAAACGTCTCGAACTTAAAAAACAAGATGAACCAGGTGCTAGATCGTGAACCAAATGCTACTATAAAGGAAGAAGCACATCCGTTCACAGCGGAAGAACCAGAAGCAAAACAACCTGTCGTCGATGAAGATGATATCGATGCGCGTATCGCTGAGCTCGAGCGCCGCATTCACCAATAA
- a CDS encoding lmo0954 family membrane protein, whose amino-acid sequence MKQSKGKQVLMILAGLALLAVVIGTLPHMIGLGLGALLAFYSISKFMQSKNWPAKLGFGFIAAIGIGLALSNIWAVIGIVAAIALYVGYMRMKLQRVDVQNLFARRRTSTTHFETDWKDLDEKRF is encoded by the coding sequence ATGAAGCAATCGAAAGGAAAACAAGTGCTGATGATTCTTGCGGGACTGGCATTACTCGCCGTTGTCATCGGAACATTACCTCACATGATCGGACTCGGTTTAGGAGCGTTGCTCGCATTCTATTCCATCAGTAAGTTCATGCAGTCAAAAAATTGGCCAGCTAAACTTGGCTTCGGATTCATCGCAGCCATCGGGATCGGTCTTGCCCTCTCGAACATCTGGGCTGTCATCGGAATCGTCGCGGCAATCGCATTGTACGTCGGTTACATGCGTATGAAATTACAGCGCGTCGACGTTCAAAACTTATTTGCCCGCCGCCGTACATCAACGACGCACTTTGAAACCGATTGGAAAGACCTAGACGAAAAACGATTTTAA